CTTTGGAAGAAGTGCTGGATCCTGATTTAATTGATGGAATTGAATTAGGTCTAAGCTCCGATACTCAAATGGCAGACCAATTATCCGAGCTTCATCGATACACATTTTTAACGAATTCAGATGCTCATTCACTTCCGAAAATTGCTAGGGAATATCAGGAAGTAGTAATGGAAGAGCCAACTTTTAAGGAATTGAATTGGGCGTTGCATCGGGTGGAAGGCAGACAAATTAAACGTAACTTTGGGATGAACCCATTATTGGGGAAATATCATACAACAGTTTGCAGCAACTGTTTTGAGCAACTTTCAACGGAAATTAAGGAATGTCCAAATTGTGGCTCAACAAAAATAATTAAAGGTGTTTCTGACCGTATAGAAGAGCTAAAAGACACGGAAAAGCAAACAACTGAACGGCCTGATTATTTGTATCAAGTTCCGCTAGAATACTTGCCAACGCTTGGACCCAAAACGTTCCAGAAGCTTTTAGATATGTTTGGGACTGAAATGGAAGTTATCCATCACGCAGCTTATAAAAATTTAATAGAAGTTATTCCAGAGAAGCTAGCGAATTCTATTATACAAATGCGTGAAGGTAAATTGCCTATAAAAGCAGGTGGGGGAGGAAAGTACGGAAGTATAGGCCCCTCCTAATTCTTTTTAAATCTAGGATAGTTGGTATTTTTATCTCGGAATCCTCATAGTTTTTAACTATAGAAGTTGTTCAAAAGTCCGGTGAAAATGGCAGATCAAATCCTCAGTCATTTTCATCAACTTGAACAGCTATTTAAAGACTAAGTCTAGTAGGAGGATTACGATGTATAAAAACAGCTTTATTGTCTGGGAACATATAAAAAACCATGCGACTATCTATCTTTTTATGATTATTTTATTTTTAACTGGAATTATTTTTGGAGCAGTAATTGTCAACAGTATGGGTTTCATACAAAAGCAGGACTTGTTTTTTTACCTGGAACGTTTTTTCGGACAAATAACTGAAGGTGCATCCATTAGTAAAACTGATATATTGTGGCAAAGTTTTACGTACCAGGCTAAATATCTATTACTTATATGTATACTAGGCTTATCTGTAATAGGACTGCCAATTGTTTGGGTGCTCATTTTTGTTAAAGGCTTGGTAATTGGATTCTCAGTAGGCTTTATTGTTAACCAGCTAGGATTACAAGGTCTATTATTAGCTTCCTTATCAATTGCACCACAGAACATTTTAGTAATACCAATTTATATTATAGCCGGTTCCATTTCGATGATATTCTCATTAACATTGTTAAATAGGTTATTCTCTCGTAAGAATCATCAATTATTGCTGCAGCCGTTAGCAAGGTATAGTATGATTTTTGTAATGCTGCTTGTGGTTTCACTCGCTGCAGCCTTAGTTGAAGCATATGTATCCAACCAAGCAATGCAAGAGTTAATTAAATCGCTTTACCAATAATAAATATTATATTATAATTATTATTATTAAAAGGTGAGAATATACTTTGACATAGAATTCAAAGGTGCATATAATAAAGATGGGAAATGAGGAGGCGAACTGCCGTGGAACATCGAATAGAACAAATAAAAAAGCAGCTGCATGCACAGAGCTACAAGCTGACTCCACAAAGAGAGGCAACGGTTCGTGTCTTATTGGAGCGGGAAGAAGACCATCTGAGTGCGGAAGATGTATATCTGCTAGTAAAGGAAAAGTCTCCTGAAATTGGTCTGGCAACAGTTTACCGGACATTGGAGCTACTCTCTGAATTGAAAATTGTTGATAAAATTAATTTTGGAGATGGTGTGTCACGTTACGACTTACGAAAAGAGGGCGCGAAACACTCGCATCATCATCTTGTATGTATTGAATGTGGATCTGTTGAAGAAATTGAAAATGATTTATTAGAAGATGTTGAAAAAATTGTATTAAACGACTGGGGATTTCAAGTAAAGGATCATCGGTTAACCTTTCATGGAATATGCAAACAATGTCAGAAAGCAGCAGTCAAGGCAACATAAGTAGAAACCTTTTTCCAAACGGAGAAAGGTTTTTATTATTGCAATAGTAACTTAAGCTTGAGAAAAATGATTCAGCTTATTGTAATAAATATAAACTTCTAACTA
This region of Oceanobacillus sp. FSL K6-2867 genomic DNA includes:
- a CDS encoding endonuclease Q family protein codes for the protein MNVYFADMHIHIGRDKYGKPVKITGAKSLTLTNILMESSRNKGIDMIGVIDCHAPSVQEEIKALIEKGDASELSEGGIRFEQVTLILGSEIEVYDENCLGPIHVLVFLPTLSSMEDFSKWLSTRMKNITLSSQRYYGTAKELQYKVKELGGLFIPAHVFTPFKSLYGKGVRRSLEEVLDPDLIDGIELGLSSDTQMADQLSELHRYTFLTNSDAHSLPKIAREYQEVVMEEPTFKELNWALHRVEGRQIKRNFGMNPLLGKYHTTVCSNCFEQLSTEIKECPNCGSTKIIKGVSDRIEELKDTEKQTTERPDYLYQVPLEYLPTLGPKTFQKLLDMFGTEMEVIHHAAYKNLIEVIPEKLANSIIQMREGKLPIKAGGGGKYGSIGPS
- the spoIIM gene encoding stage II sporulation protein M — its product is MYKNSFIVWEHIKNHATIYLFMIILFLTGIIFGAVIVNSMGFIQKQDLFFYLERFFGQITEGASISKTDILWQSFTYQAKYLLLICILGLSVIGLPIVWVLIFVKGLVIGFSVGFIVNQLGLQGLLLASLSIAPQNILVIPIYIIAGSISMIFSLTLLNRLFSRKNHQLLLQPLARYSMIFVMLLVVSLAAALVEAYVSNQAMQELIKSLYQ
- a CDS encoding Fur family transcriptional regulator: MEHRIEQIKKQLHAQSYKLTPQREATVRVLLEREEDHLSAEDVYLLVKEKSPEIGLATVYRTLELLSELKIVDKINFGDGVSRYDLRKEGAKHSHHHLVCIECGSVEEIENDLLEDVEKIVLNDWGFQVKDHRLTFHGICKQCQKAAVKAT